One Salminus brasiliensis chromosome 5, fSalBra1.hap2, whole genome shotgun sequence DNA segment encodes these proteins:
- the prmt6 gene encoding protein arginine N-methyltransferase 6, which produces MSHGAAKKRRQDSSAQDSLYFESYADVSIHEEMIADTVRTDTYRKAIFRNSEALAGKVVLDVGAGTGVLSVFCAQAGARKVYAVEASSIAEQAARIVRQNGVEDRVEVIRGTVESVELPEHVDVIVSEWMGYALLHESMLNSVISARDRWLKPGGLILPERAELFVAPISDLVAEERLSFWGTVKGQYGVDMSCMADFARACVMNGEIAVHPVTVEDVLSHPCRFAQLDLRTVTLENLKRVSGAFSCQCFGSSSLNALCVWFTVTFPGEDMPPLVLSTSPFKPETHWKQAVLYLDEPVDVMQDTKVEGSISMFPSEQSSRYVCIHVDYTVGEHKEKSKTFSIPDGYSENQ; this is translated from the coding sequence ATGTCCCACGGCGCGGCGAAGAAGCGGAGACAGGACAGCAGCGCTCAGGACAGCCTGTACTTCGAGAGCTACGCCGATGTCAGCATCCACGAGGAGATGATCGCGGACACGGTGCGCACGGACACGTACCGGAAGGCGATCTTCAGGAACAGCGAGGCGCTCGCGGGGAAGGTGGTGCTGGACGTGGGCGCGGGCACCGGCGTGCTCAGCGTCTTCTGCGCGCAGGCCGGCGCGCGCAAGGTGTACGCCGTGGAGGCCAGCTCCATCGCCGAGCAGGCCGCGCGCATCGTGCGGCAGAACGGCGTGGAGGACCGCGTGGAGGTGATCCGGGGCACCGTGGAGAGCGTGGAGCTGCCCGAGCACGTGGACGTGATCGTGAGCGAGTGGATGGGCTACGCGCTGCTGCACGAGTCCATGCTGAACTCGGTGATCAGCGCGAGGGACCGCTGGCTCAAGCCTGGGGGGCTCATCCTGCCCGAGAGGGCGGAGCTCTTCGTGGCGCCCATCAGCGACCTGGTGGCCGAGGAGCGACTGAGCTTCTGGGGCACGGTGAAGGGCCAGTACGGCGTGGACATGTCGTGCATGGCCGACTTCGCCCGGGCGTGCGTCATGAACGGCGAGATCGCCGTGCACCCCGTGACGGTGGAGGACGTGCTCTCGCACCCGTGCCGGTTCGCGCAGCTGGACTTACGCACGGTCACCCTGGAGAACCTGAAGCGCGTGAGTGGAGCTTTCAGCTGCCAGTGCTTCGGCTCGTCCAGCCTGAACGCCTTGTGCGTCTGGTTCACGGTCACCTTCCCCGGCGAGGACATGCCACCCCTGGTGCTCTCCACCTCGCCGTTCAAGCCGGAAACGCACTGGAAGCAGGCCGTGCTGTACCTGGACGAGCCAGTGGACGTTATGCAGGACACTAAGGTGGAGGGGAGCATCAGCATGTTCCCCtcagagcagagctccagaTATGTGTGCATCCATGTGGACTACACTGTTGGGGAGCACAAGGAGAAGTCCAAGACCTTCTCCATCCCTGACGGATACTCCGAGAATCAGTAG